The Bradyrhizobium oligotrophicum S58 genome contains the following window.
GTTGAGGCCGAACAGCGGATTGTTCGGCATCAGGGTCATGCGCGCGATCGCCATCTCCGGGATCAGGTCCCAGTTCACGACGTCGCCGAAGGCCTCGTTGATGCGGGTGCCGTTCTGGTAGACGGCGATGCCCTGCGGCGTGCCGAGCACCGGCGAGGCGGTCTGGCCGCGATAGTTGAGGTCGCGCTGGAACGCGTTGCCGGTCTGGTCGCTGAGGGAGACGCCGGGCACCGACTGCAGAATGCCGTCGAGCAGCGACGGCGCGCGGCTGTGGTCGAGCTCCCGGGCTCCGATGGTCTCGACGTTGGACGGAATCTTGTCCTTCGCGATCTCGCTGCCTTGCACCGGCGAGACGCCGACCACCTCGATGGTCTGCAATGTCTGCTGCGCGAAGGCAGCCGTAGGCAGCAACGCACACGTCGCGAGAAGTGCGCTCTTCAGCGCCGACAGTCTGGTCAAGACGTCCCCCAGTTTCTTGTCGACCGATCCAGCAACAGCTCACGCCCCTGAGCCCCACCCGCGCCGAATCCAGCCGATTTACCCATTTTACGAACGTTAACATTCGTAAACAGCAGCAAAGTTCGCCGCAACGGGTAATATTCTTCGCCCCCTAGGGACAATCTTCCCGAATCCGGAAAGAGGCAATCAATTCGTCGGCCTCTTTCCCCGGCTCGGTCGCATTGTTGCACTCGGTCCTGGTTTGCAAAGGGAACTCGCGCGATAAGCGATGATAAGCGCCGCGGAGCGCAAAGAAACGAGATCTGATTAGGATGTACCGCGTTCTGCTCGTCGACGACCACCCGGTCGTGATCACGGCCTGCCGCTGGTTGCTGAACGAAGCCGGCATTGCCACGCTGATCGAGGCGCATGACGCAGAGAGCGGTTACGACGCCTTTGTCCGCGATAGGCCCGATGCCGCCGTCATCGATCTGCGCCTGCAGGGCGATGAGTTCGGCGGGATCAGGCTGATCGAGCGCATGCGGTCGCATGACCCGCGCGCCAGAATCCTGGTCTTCAGCATGCTGACTGATCCGCGCATCGTTCGCTCCGCCATCGATGCCGGCGCGAGCGGCTACCTGCTCAAGGATGCCCCGCCGCACGAATTGCCAAAGGCGCTGGAGCAGGTTCGGACGGGCGGTACCTATCTCGCCCCGGAGCTCGCCACCCGGATCGCGCTGTTGCGCAACGAGTCCGACGGAAACCTGCCGACGTCCCTGACGCCCCGCGAGCGTCAGGCCCTGGCCTTGCTGGCCGAAGCGAAATCCTACCAGGCGATCGCCGACCAGCTCGGGATCAGCTACAAGACGGTCATCAACCTGACCTACCGGCTGCGGCAGAAGCTCGGCGCGCGCAGCCTGCCCGACCTCGTCCGCCTGGCGGTGGAGATGGCGCGCCCGGGTCTGTGAGCGCTGGTGGGTTCCACTCAAGAAAAAGGCCCGCGACACTTTCCCGTCGCAGGCCCAGATCATTCGAATTGCCGGTCCGTCCCGGACCGCGTCCTACTTCAGCAGCTTGGCCACCGACTTCAGCTCTTTCGCATCGAGCGTGCCGTCATTGTCCGGATCGGCTGCTTTGAAGCGGCCGGCGACGAGCGCAAGGTACTCGTCCTTGGTCAGCGTGCCGTCATTGTCGGGATCAGCCGCCTTGAGGTCCTTCGCCGAGACGCGGCCGCGCAACTCCTTGGCGTCGAGCGTGCCGTCATGGTCGCGATCGAGCTTGTCGAACAGCGCGCCGGCTGCAGCCCGGACCTCGTTCATATCGGCGGTGCCATCCTTGTCAGGGTCGATCGAGGTCAGCAGCTTCGAAGCCGCCGGCGCGCTCGCCGCCATCGTCGAGGTGCCGACGATCGCGGCCATGCCCAGGGCGGCCGCCGTCGTCATCAGTTTCCAATTCATCGAAATGATCCTTTGTCTCCGCCGTCCGACGGGCCGGCGATGAAGGCTGCGTACCAACGTATGCGAGCGTCGCCGGTTTCCCCTGGCAACGCGCTACGCGCCATTTGGAACTAAGGGAGGTCCTGCCTTTTCGCAAGTGCAAGAAGGGAACGATCGGGAAATTCCCGAGGGGATCGCCGGGACTAAAACCTGGGACCATGCAGGAAATATCTCCCGGGACGGTCGTGGCGGGGTGTCCTCGCCGCATCGGAGTCGGCGCTTTGCCGTGCCTCGGCTCGGGCGTTCGCCGTGACGTTTCGTGCGCGCTTGACGATCGGGTAGGCCGCGCCGCGAGAGCGCGCGACCTTGTCGCGGCTGCAGCCCGTCTCAGCGGCCACGGCGCATGTCTTCCTGGTCGCGCTCTTCCCAGCTTGCGTCTCGTTCCACCACGCTTCCAGCTCTTCTCGCTGCAGCCTGTCGCGCGCGAAACTGGGTGTGGCCAGCGCCATCAACGCGCACAACGCCACGCTGAACATCACAGCCAGCGCAGCGAACCGGGCGGCGGTGCGGTGACGATGGTCGTTGGCTCGAGTCACGGGCGCGTCCGATCTCTGGCTGATCCAGCTGCCACAG
Protein-coding sequences here:
- a CDS encoding response regulator transcription factor — its product is MYRVLLVDDHPVVITACRWLLNEAGIATLIEAHDAESGYDAFVRDRPDAAVIDLRLQGDEFGGIRLIERMRSHDPRARILVFSMLTDPRIVRSAIDAGASGYLLKDAPPHELPKALEQVRTGGTYLAPELATRIALLRNESDGNLPTSLTPRERQALALLAEAKSYQAIADQLGISYKTVINLTYRLRQKLGARSLPDLVRLAVEMARPGL
- a CDS encoding EF-hand domain-containing protein yields the protein MAAIVGTSTMAASAPAASKLLTSIDPDKDGTADMNEVRAAAGALFDKLDRDHDGTLDAKELRGRVSAKDLKAADPDNDGTLTKDEYLALVAGRFKAADPDNDGTLDAKELKSVAKLLK